In one window of Phycisphaerales bacterium DNA:
- a CDS encoding ABC transporter ATP-binding protein: protein MIETINLTKRYGELVALNNLNLTINEGDCFGFIGPNGAGKTTTIKILATLLKPSSGQANIAGLTIGYQNRQIRPLIGYVPDFMGAYEDMVVTEYLEFFAAAYNIHGQQRKKVIADVLELTDLGYKATAEVNSLSRGMQQRLAVARVLLHDPKVLLMDEPASGLDPRARIEMRELLKELRRMGKTILISSHILPELAELCNVVGIIERGQLLFNGTVDEILRRAKVGHILHVGVTDRFEEAGNLLAKVPGVKKVAVANDDSGSGKLGKVLHVNYDDTAGQSVTDLPNILVNSGFRLTKFTEEPVNLETAFMRLTKGLVQ from the coding sequence ATGATCGAGACCATCAATCTGACCAAGCGCTACGGCGAGCTCGTGGCGCTGAACAACCTGAACCTCACCATCAACGAGGGTGACTGCTTCGGGTTCATCGGCCCCAACGGCGCGGGCAAGACGACCACGATCAAGATCCTGGCGACGCTGCTCAAGCCCAGCAGCGGGCAGGCGAACATCGCGGGCCTGACGATCGGCTACCAGAACCGCCAGATTCGGCCGCTCATCGGCTACGTGCCCGACTTCATGGGCGCGTACGAGGACATGGTGGTCACCGAGTACCTGGAGTTCTTCGCCGCGGCGTACAACATCCACGGCCAGCAGCGCAAGAAGGTGATCGCCGACGTGCTGGAGCTGACGGACCTGGGGTACAAGGCGACGGCCGAGGTGAACTCGCTGTCGCGGGGCATGCAGCAGCGGCTGGCGGTGGCGCGGGTGCTGCTGCACGACCCCAAGGTGCTGCTGATGGACGAGCCCGCCAGCGGCCTAGACCCCCGCGCCCGCATCGAGATGCGCGAGCTGCTCAAGGAGCTGCGGCGGATGGGCAAGACCATCCTCATCTCCAGCCACATCCTGCCCGAGCTCGCGGAGCTGTGCAACGTGGTGGGGATCATCGAGCGCGGGCAGCTGCTGTTCAATGGAACAGTGGACGAGATCCTGCGGCGGGCGAAGGTGGGCCACATCCTGCACGTGGGCGTGACCGACCGATTCGAAGAGGCGGGCAACCTGCTGGCGAAGGTGCCGGGGGTGAAGAAGGTGGCGGTCGCGAATGACGATTCGGGCAGCGGCAAGCTCGGCAAGGTGCTGCACGTCAACTACGACGACACGGCCGGGCAGAGCGTGACTGATCTGCCGAACATCCTCGTGAACAGCGGGTTCCGCCTGACGAAGTTCACGGAGGAGCCTGTGAACCTGGAGACGGCCTTCATGCGGCTGACGAAGGGGCTGGTGCAGTAG
- a CDS encoding citrate/2-methylcitrate synthase, which translates to MTTAPAAPSAAEAAFSRGLEGVIAGETTICSIEQGGLFYRGYEIHDLAQNATFEEVAFLLLEGHKPGPDELKRFKGEIVAERALPPLVIQFLKDAGPALKAGTAVPMDVVRTAVSILGHLDKDCQDNSAEANLRKSKRLLAKVPTIIGHMQNVIDGKPLIGVEKGGDPSLDHAANLLYLMTGTKQPAEYARCIDISLILYAEHDFNASTFASRVIAGTLSDMHGAVCGGIAALKGPLHGGANEMAMEMLKEIRTFIESGKGTVNDFMQNAFATKRKLMGFGHRVYKNGDHRAPILNKLGRAIAQKQGPSQLKWFEIGDEVEKIMLRDKKIHPNVDFPCGMTYYVMGIPVPQYTPIFVAARVSGWCAHIMEQHANNRIIRPLSRYVGEPVRRW; encoded by the coding sequence ATGACGACCGCGCCCGCCGCCCCGTCCGCTGCCGAAGCCGCGTTCTCTCGCGGCCTGGAAGGTGTCATCGCCGGTGAGACCACCATCTGCTCCATCGAGCAGGGCGGCCTCTTCTACCGCGGCTACGAGATCCACGACCTCGCACAGAACGCCACCTTCGAGGAGGTCGCGTTCCTCCTCCTCGAGGGCCACAAGCCTGGTCCTGATGAGCTCAAGCGGTTCAAGGGCGAGATCGTCGCCGAGCGCGCCCTGCCGCCGCTCGTCATCCAGTTCCTCAAGGACGCCGGCCCCGCGCTCAAGGCCGGCACCGCCGTCCCCATGGACGTCGTCCGCACCGCCGTCAGCATCCTCGGCCACCTCGACAAGGACTGCCAGGACAACTCCGCCGAGGCCAATCTCCGCAAGAGCAAGCGCCTGCTCGCCAAGGTGCCGACCATCATCGGCCACATGCAGAACGTGATCGACGGCAAGCCGCTGATCGGCGTCGAGAAGGGCGGCGACCCCAGCCTCGATCACGCCGCGAACCTGCTCTACCTGATGACCGGCACGAAGCAGCCCGCCGAGTACGCCCGCTGCATCGACATCTCGCTCATCCTCTACGCCGAGCACGACTTCAACGCCAGCACCTTCGCCAGCCGCGTCATCGCCGGCACCCTCTCCGACATGCACGGCGCCGTCTGCGGCGGCATCGCCGCGCTCAAGGGCCCGCTCCACGGCGGCGCCAACGAGATGGCGATGGAGATGCTCAAGGAAATCCGCACCTTCATCGAGTCCGGCAAGGGCACCGTTAACGACTTCATGCAGAACGCGTTCGCCACCAAGCGCAAGCTCATGGGCTTCGGCCACCGCGTCTACAAGAACGGCGACCACCGCGCCCCCATCCTCAACAAGCTCGGCCGCGCCATCGCCCAGAAGCAGGGGCCCTCGCAGCTCAAGTGGTTCGAGATCGGCGACGAGGTCGAGAAGATCATGCTCCGCGACAAGAAGATCCACCCCAACGTCGACTTCCCGTGCGGCATGACGTACTACGTGATGGGCATCCCCGTCCCGCAGTACACGCCCATCTTCGTCGCCGCCCGCGTGAGCGGCTGGTGCGCCCACATCATGGAGCAGCACGCGAACAACCGCATCATCCGCCCGCTCTCCCGTTACGTCGGCGAGCCGGTGCGGCGCTGGTGA
- a CDS encoding FAD-dependent monooxygenase has product MGRSNADIHVLIAGAGLAGALMACYLAREGYRVSLFERRSDPRAHGYAGGRSINLALSARGIAGLAGAGLDERVMRSDAIRMPGRMIHPPGPPNSTTPTYFLPYSHDPKDAINSVSRGGLNLTLIKAAAEHRSVSLTFDHFCIDVDLDSPAPAAIFQKPDGSITRVEADLIIGADGAFSGVRGRLQKTDRFEYSQSYLEHGYKELHIPPAPNSAPRTSAPSANSAVESSSFAMEPHALHIWPRGQSMMIALPNRDGSFTCTLFWPFKGPHSFENLRTPPDIERHFREHYPDAVPLMPTLVEDYTRNPTSSLVTVRCWPWQHGGRVALLGDAAHAIVPFYGQGMNAAFEDCTALSRCLREHPPERSGNRWDFTGALSAYQADRKPNADAIADMAVENFVEMRDKTGQPDFVYRKKVEQAVHHAHLGTVTPQYNLVSFSTVPYAQARQRGRELDRVLDAVIREVPRGSIETLGDANWRSRVAEVAGRVLAGGGSSSGDKRLIDITPAITPTTNVWPGDTCPSREVLCDISRGDNITLSTLRTTVHLGAHADGPNHYGDKAPSVGEMPLDHYIGPCHVIAATTPSAQRVLPQHCTGLDAIRHPRVLIRTGTFPSFESWNSDFAALSVELVEALAAKGVRTIGIDTPSVDLQDSKDLPAHKAILKQGIAILEGLDLQSVAPGEYELIAAPLKLMGFDGSPVRAVLRPLA; this is encoded by the coding sequence ATGGGTCGCTCAAACGCCGACATCCACGTGCTCATCGCCGGCGCGGGTCTCGCCGGCGCGCTCATGGCCTGCTACCTCGCCCGCGAGGGCTATCGCGTGTCGCTGTTCGAGCGCCGCTCCGACCCGCGCGCCCACGGCTACGCCGGCGGCCGGTCCATCAACCTCGCCCTCTCTGCCCGCGGCATCGCCGGCCTGGCGGGCGCCGGGCTCGACGAGCGGGTGATGCGCAGCGACGCCATCCGCATGCCCGGCCGCATGATCCACCCGCCCGGCCCGCCCAACAGCACCACCCCCACCTACTTCCTGCCCTACTCGCACGATCCCAAGGACGCCATCAACTCCGTCTCCCGCGGCGGGCTGAACCTGACCCTCATCAAGGCCGCGGCCGAGCACCGCAGCGTGTCGCTCACGTTCGACCACTTCTGCATCGACGTGGACCTGGACTCGCCCGCGCCTGCGGCCATCTTCCAGAAGCCCGACGGTTCGATCACGCGCGTTGAGGCCGACCTGATCATCGGCGCCGACGGCGCCTTCAGTGGGGTCCGCGGCCGGCTCCAGAAGACCGACCGCTTCGAGTACAGCCAGTCCTACCTCGAGCACGGCTACAAAGAACTCCACATCCCGCCCGCTCCAAACTCCGCTCCGCGCACCTCCGCCCCCTCCGCCAACTCCGCGGTGGAGTCTTCCTCCTTCGCCATGGAACCCCACGCCCTCCACATCTGGCCCCGCGGCCAGTCCATGATGATCGCGCTCCCAAACCGCGACGGCTCCTTCACCTGCACGCTCTTCTGGCCCTTCAAGGGCCCCCACTCCTTCGAGAACCTGCGGACCCCCCCCGACATCGAGCGGCACTTCCGCGAGCACTACCCCGACGCCGTGCCGCTGATGCCAACGCTCGTTGAGGACTACACCCGCAACCCGACGAGTTCGCTCGTCACCGTCCGCTGCTGGCCCTGGCAGCACGGAGGCCGGGTGGCGCTGCTCGGGGACGCCGCGCACGCCATCGTGCCCTTCTACGGCCAGGGCATGAACGCCGCGTTCGAGGACTGCACCGCGCTCTCCCGCTGTTTGCGCGAGCACCCGCCCGAGCGAAGCGGCAACCGCTGGGACTTCACCGGCGCGCTCAGCGCGTACCAGGCGGATCGCAAGCCCAACGCCGACGCCATCGCCGACATGGCGGTCGAGAACTTCGTCGAGATGCGAGACAAGACCGGGCAGCCCGACTTCGTCTACCGCAAGAAGGTGGAGCAGGCCGTGCACCACGCGCACCTGGGCACCGTCACGCCGCAGTACAACCTCGTGAGCTTCTCGACCGTGCCCTACGCGCAGGCCCGCCAGCGCGGTCGCGAGCTCGACCGGGTGCTGGACGCCGTCATCCGTGAGGTGCCGCGCGGCTCGATCGAAACGCTCGGCGACGCGAACTGGCGGTCACGCGTCGCCGAGGTGGCCGGGCGCGTGCTCGCAGGCGGCGGCTCATCCAGCGGCGACAAGCGGCTCATCGACATCACCCCCGCCATCACCCCGACCACCAACGTCTGGCCCGGCGACACCTGCCCCTCGCGCGAGGTCCTCTGCGACATCTCGCGCGGCGACAACATCACGCTCTCCACGCTCCGCACCACCGTTCACCTCGGCGCTCACGCGGACGGTCCCAACCACTACGGCGACAAGGCTCCCAGCGTCGGCGAGATGCCGCTGGACCACTACATCGGCCCCTGTCACGTCATTGCCGCGACCACACCCAGCGCCCAGCGCGTCCTACCCCAGCACTGCACCGGCCTCGATGCCATCCGCCACCCGCGCGTGCTCATCCGCACCGGCACCTTTCCGAGCTTCGAGTCCTGGAACTCCGACTTCGCGGCCCTCTCGGTCGAGCTCGTCGAGGCCCTCGCGGCGAAAGGCGTCCGCACCATCGGCATCGACACCCCCAGCGTCGACCTTCAGGACTCCAAGGACCTGCCCGCCCACAAGGCCATTCTCAAGCAGGGCATCGCAATCCTCGAAGGGCTCGACCTCCAGAGCGTCGCCCCCGGGGAGTACGAGCTGATCGCCGCGCCGCTCAAGCTCATGGGCTTCGACGGGAGCCCCGTGCGGGCCGTGCTGCGCCCGCTCGCCTGA
- a CDS encoding metallophosphoesterase family protein, protein MTPPINNTPTAIISDAHGDLPRLQAVLADIDRRGISRIISLGDNVDDWRGGAPVLTELLRRGVPSVLGNCDLMCDLPEGSPEDQFLRSMPRELREGDVLFTHISPVAGARGVRDLRDAAQLFRGTRQRLCFVGHIHIPAIFASDGDEALVVPFEYGEPVTLDAARRYAICVGAVGRGRDGIDEPRYALWNPGAETVEIVRVR, encoded by the coding sequence GTGACGCCTCCGATCAATAACACCCCCACCGCCATCATTTCCGACGCGCACGGCGACCTTCCCCGGCTCCAGGCCGTGCTCGCCGACATCGACCGCCGCGGCATCAGCCGCATCATCAGCCTCGGCGACAACGTGGACGATTGGCGCGGCGGCGCTCCCGTGCTGACGGAGCTGCTGCGGAGGGGCGTGCCCAGCGTGCTAGGCAACTGCGACCTGATGTGCGACCTGCCCGAGGGCTCGCCCGAGGACCAGTTCCTGCGCAGCATGCCCCGCGAGCTCCGCGAGGGCGACGTGCTGTTCACCCATATCTCGCCGGTGGCGGGGGCACGCGGCGTGCGCGACCTGCGCGACGCCGCGCAGCTCTTCCGCGGCACGCGCCAGCGCCTGTGCTTCGTTGGTCACATCCACATCCCGGCGATCTTCGCCAGCGATGGCGACGAGGCGCTCGTCGTCCCGTTCGAGTACGGCGAGCCCGTCACGCTCGACGCGGCACGCCGGTACGCCATCTGCGTCGGCGCGGTCGGGCGGGGGCGCGACGGCATCGACGAGCCCCGCTACGCACTCTGGAACCCGGGCGCCGAGACCGTCGAGATCGTCCGCGTGCGGTAG
- the kynU gene encoding kynureninase, which translates to MEFRSDEAFASSLDAADPLQECRGLFHIPPSAKDPSRPCVYMTGNSLGCQPMATRALLEQELEDWARLGVGAHLHGRDPWLPYHEWFREPAARLVGGVPGECVMMNSLTTNLHLLMVSFFRPTSERYKIVIEDTAFPSDSYAVASQLRFHGIDPKDGLIRLRPRDGEHTLRTSDIEAFLWEQGQQVALVMLGAVNYLTGQWFDMQRITAAAKERGCTVGWDLAHAAGNVPMKLHDWGVDFAAWCTYKYLNSGPGAVAGAFVHERHFKVPGTPPLRGGSSLPRFEGWWGTQPATRFQMRPTIEPMQSAEAWQLSNPPIMALAPVKASMQIFDRVGMGALREKSEKITGYLEWLITRELPGKVQIITPREREQRGAQLSLAVSGATRDFEKRMHAQGVVVDFREPNVVRVAPAPLYVSYRDCWELVQVLKRVL; encoded by the coding sequence ATGGAATTTCGCTCCGACGAAGCCTTCGCCTCCTCACTCGACGCCGCCGATCCGCTGCAGGAGTGCCGCGGGCTCTTCCACATCCCGCCCAGCGCCAAGGACCCGTCGCGTCCGTGCGTCTACATGACGGGCAACTCGCTGGGGTGCCAGCCCATGGCGACGCGTGCACTGCTCGAGCAGGAACTCGAGGACTGGGCTCGGCTGGGCGTGGGGGCCCACCTGCACGGGCGCGACCCGTGGCTGCCCTACCACGAATGGTTCCGCGAGCCCGCGGCCAGGCTCGTCGGCGGCGTGCCCGGTGAGTGCGTGATGATGAACAGTCTCACCACCAACCTGCACCTCCTGATGGTGTCGTTCTTCAGGCCCACCAGCGAACGCTACAAAATCGTGATCGAGGACACCGCGTTCCCCTCCGACAGCTACGCGGTCGCAAGCCAGCTGCGGTTCCACGGCATCGACCCTAAGGACGGTCTGATCCGCCTGCGTCCGCGAGACGGCGAGCACACCCTCCGCACCAGCGACATCGAGGCCTTCCTGTGGGAGCAGGGGCAGCAGGTCGCGCTGGTGATGCTGGGCGCCGTGAACTACCTGACGGGCCAGTGGTTCGACATGCAGCGGATCACCGCGGCCGCGAAAGAGCGCGGCTGCACCGTCGGCTGGGACCTCGCCCACGCCGCGGGCAATGTGCCTATGAAGCTGCACGACTGGGGCGTCGACTTCGCCGCGTGGTGCACGTACAAGTACCTCAACAGCGGCCCCGGTGCCGTAGCGGGCGCATTCGTCCACGAACGTCACTTCAAGGTACCGGGTACCCCGCCGCTCCGCGGCGGCTCTTCGCTCCCCCGATTCGAAGGCTGGTGGGGCACACAGCCCGCCACCCGCTTCCAGATGAGGCCCACCATCGAGCCCATGCAGAGCGCCGAGGCCTGGCAGCTCAGCAACCCGCCCATCATGGCCCTCGCCCCCGTGAAGGCGTCCATGCAGATCTTCGACCGCGTCGGCATGGGTGCCCTCCGCGAGAAGAGCGAGAAGATCACCGGCTACCTCGAGTGGCTCATCACACGCGAGCTGCCCGGCAAGGTGCAGATCATCACGCCGCGGGAGAGGGAGCAGCGCGGGGCGCAGCTCTCGCTCGCCGTCAGCGGCGCCACCCGCGACTTCGAGAAGCGCATGCACGCCCAGGGCGTTGTCGTCGACTTCCGCGAGCCGAACGTGGTCCGCGTCGCCCCCGCCCCGCTCTACGTCAGTTACCGTGACTGCTGGGAGCTCGTGCAGGTGCTGAAGAGGGTGCTGTGA
- a CDS encoding DUF1294 domain-containing protein, with product MPSHPELTLILTAGWYAIASLVTFAAFARDKRAAVAGRRRIPESSLHLAELLGGFPGAIAAMLIVTHKNRKLPFVLVTLLITASHLIAWAFTLSR from the coding sequence ATGCCATCCCACCCCGAGCTCACCCTCATCCTGACGGCCGGCTGGTACGCCATCGCCTCACTGGTCACGTTTGCGGCGTTCGCCCGCGACAAACGCGCCGCCGTAGCCGGTCGCCGCCGCATACCCGAATCCTCGCTTCACTTGGCGGAGCTGCTCGGCGGGTTCCCGGGTGCGATCGCGGCCATGCTGATCGTCACGCACAAGAACCGGAAGCTGCCCTTTGTCCTGGTCACCCTACTGATAACCGCTTCCCACCTTATCGCGTGGGCCTTCACCCTCTCCAGATAA
- the ispG gene encoding flavodoxin-dependent (E)-4-hydroxy-3-methylbut-2-enyl-diphosphate synthase translates to MTPRKKTRQIQVGDERVGIVKIGGDAPVSVQTMTAGYTHDIDGCVREINKLAAAGADIVRVAVPEKKDTEALRHIIPQVKVPIVADVHFHFQRALEAVEAGVHKIRLNPGNIQDRAQVNAVIDACKAANGGRGIPIRVGVNEGSIIERKDKQKRMKELGAVFSDQKHGYLLAIMIAKLEEYLDIFYERDFYDIAISAKSMDAQIVVDAYTEISKRFDHPLHLGVTHAGPKETGCIRSVAALAGLLINGIGDTIRISYANDPIYEVQDGLELLYSLGLRQRVGVDLIACPTCGRIQVDLFTLIQDVRKALAEKVTVPMKVAVMGCIVNGPGEAEGADVAVFAGDRRGIIYVQGERVANVPEPEILPRLLAECLAFQDKVLRGEAKLGEKKVEIVPPDPIGELGSGYAKVATGGLTPLTVSGR, encoded by the coding sequence ATGACCCCACGCAAGAAGACCCGTCAAATCCAGGTCGGCGACGAGCGCGTCGGCATCGTCAAGATCGGCGGCGACGCCCCTGTCTCGGTGCAGACCATGACCGCCGGGTACACCCATGACATCGACGGGTGCGTGCGGGAGATCAACAAGCTCGCGGCGGCGGGGGCCGACATCGTCCGCGTGGCCGTGCCGGAAAAGAAAGATACCGAGGCCCTCCGCCACATCATCCCGCAGGTGAAGGTTCCGATCGTCGCGGACGTGCACTTCCACTTCCAGCGCGCCCTCGAGGCGGTGGAGGCGGGCGTGCACAAGATCCGCCTTAACCCCGGGAACATTCAGGACCGGGCGCAGGTGAACGCGGTGATCGACGCGTGCAAGGCGGCCAACGGCGGCAGGGGCATCCCCATCCGCGTGGGCGTCAACGAGGGCTCGATCATCGAGCGCAAGGACAAGCAGAAGCGGATGAAGGAGCTGGGGGCCGTGTTCTCGGACCAGAAGCACGGCTACCTGCTGGCGATCATGATCGCCAAGCTCGAGGAGTACCTCGACATCTTCTACGAGCGCGACTTCTACGACATCGCCATCAGCGCCAAGTCGATGGATGCGCAGATCGTGGTGGACGCCTACACCGAGATCAGCAAGCGTTTCGACCACCCGCTGCACCTGGGAGTGACGCACGCCGGGCCTAAGGAGACGGGCTGCATTCGGTCGGTGGCGGCGCTGGCGGGTCTGCTCATTAACGGCATCGGGGACACCATCCGCATCAGCTACGCCAACGACCCCATCTACGAGGTGCAGGACGGGCTGGAGCTGCTGTACTCCCTCGGCCTGCGGCAGCGTGTGGGTGTCGACCTCATCGCCTGCCCCACGTGCGGCCGCATCCAAGTCGACCTCTTCACGCTCATTCAGGATGTCCGCAAGGCCCTTGCGGAGAAGGTCACTGTGCCAATGAAGGTGGCGGTGATGGGGTGCATCGTGAACGGGCCGGGCGAGGCGGAGGGGGCGGACGTGGCCGTGTTCGCGGGAGACCGTCGCGGCATCATCTACGTGCAGGGCGAGCGGGTCGCAAACGTACCTGAGCCGGAAATCCTGCCCCGCCTGCTGGCGGAGTGCCTGGCATTCCAGGACAAGGTGCTCCGCGGCGAGGCCAAGCTGGGCGAGAAGAAGGTGGAAATCGTGCCCCCGGACCCCATCGGCGAGCTGGGCAGCGGCTACGCCAAAGTGGCCACCGGCGGCCTCACGCCGTTGACGGTGTCCGGGCGATAA